From Desulfuromonas soudanensis, the proteins below share one genomic window:
- a CDS encoding ArsR/SmtB family transcription factor has product MKTTARLFKALSDETRLRILALLKGGELCVCDLMAVLDLPQSTVSRHLAYLRNGGLVEDRRQGVWMFYRLAPETTPLGRDLLALLGERLDDLPQGRQDRDALLRLGPSQNRAGCR; this is encoded by the coding sequence ATGAAAACCACCGCTCGCCTCTTCAAGGCTCTTTCCGATGAAACCCGTTTGCGCATTCTCGCCCTGCTAAAAGGGGGGGAGCTCTGCGTCTGCGACCTCATGGCCGTTCTCGACCTTCCCCAGTCGACCGTCTCCCGCCATCTCGCCTACCTGCGCAACGGCGGCCTGGTCGAGGATCGCCGCCAGGGGGTCTGGATGTTCTATCGCCTGGCTCCTGAGACCACCCCCCTGGGGCGCGACCTGCTGGCCCTCCTCGGAGAAAGGCTCGATGACCTCCCCCAGGGGCGCCAGGACCGGGACGCTCTCCTCCGCCTCGGCCCCTCTCAGAACCGAGCCGGCTGCCGATGA